The Dehalobacter sp. 12DCB1 region TTCAAGCTCGTTTGTTTACCAAATTTCATTGACGAGTCTAGCTTTTTATTTCATTCTTGTTGTTCAGTTTTCAATGACCTTTGCGCTGCTTTCAGGCGTTCCCGCCCCGAGACGCTTTATTATAATATCACGCTGTTTTGACACTGTCAACAGCAAATCACATGGAATTCGATATTTTTTTATACATTATGCAGAAGTGTCTTTTGCAGCTATTCGGCCAGTTTTAAGTTATTTCTGTCGATCGGTTTTATTACTTTGACAATAATAAATCATCAGCGCTATTAATTATGATGTCCCAAAAATACTGTTTCAGTTGCTGATGATTTTATTATATGAAGAAGAATTAAAGAGCGTTCTTTGTCTCTAAAAAATATCGTTTTTTGATGAATACGGTTCTATCATTTGATTCGAATAAATTTTCTCTTGCCGACCTTCAAGATATCACCGGCCGAAAGACGAATGGCAGCCTGCGAATCTGAGAGCTTTTCATCGTTAAGCTTCACTCCGCCTTGTTCAACCAGTCTTCTGGCTTCTCCCCTGCTCGGGGCAAGTGCTGCGTTGACCATCAGCGTAACCAGTTCGATCGTACCGTCCTTCGACGCACCAAGTTCCGAAAGGCTAAATTCAGGCATCTCATCTGGAGCTTCTTTTTTCTGGAACATTTTAATAAATTCGTCTTTTGCCTGATTGGCTTCGGCATCTCCATGATAAATTCGGACAATCTCCCATCCCAGACGCATTTTTAAGTCACGCGGATGAACGCTGCCGTCAGCAAGACCCTTTTCGAGACGGCGAATTTCGCCAACAGGCACTTTTGTGACCAATTCGAAATAGCGAATCATCAATTCGTCCGGCAGAGACATCGTTTTTCCAAACATTTCTCTGGGACTTTCATAGACTCCGATGTAATTACTTAGACTTTTACTCATTTTATGAACACCGTCAAGCCCCTCAAGGATTGGCGTTGTTAAAGCAACCTGCGGTGATTGTCCATAATCTTTTTGCAGCGTACGGCCCATGAGCAGATTAAACTTTTGGTCTGTTCCTCCTAGTTCGACGTCGCTTTGCAGAGCTACCGAGTCATAGCCCTGCATCAGCGGGTAGAAGAATTCATGAATGCTGATCGGCCGTTCCTCCTGATATCTCTTGGCAAAGTCATCCCTTTCCAGCATTCTGGCAACCGTACAATTGGAAGCTAACTTAATGACCTCTTCAAAACTGAGCTTTGAAAGCCAGGTCGCATTAAATTCAATCCTTGTTTTAGCGGGATCAAGGATTTTAAATATCTGTTCTTTATAGGTTTCCGCATTCCGAAGTACTTCTTCTTCGGTCAATGCCTTTCTAGTTTCGGATTTTCCCGTCGGATCACCTATCCTGCCCGTAAAATCTCCGATGATGATCACTGCCTGATGCCCCAGATCCTGAAACTGTCTCATTTTCTGCAAAGGAACGGTATGTCCCAAATGAATATCTGGAGCCGTCGGATCAAGCCCAAGCTTAACCGTCAGCGGTTTATTTAACAAAAGGGAATTCTTTATTTTTTCCTTTAATTCATCCTCAGGTACAATCTCGGCAGCACCTGTTCTTAATATCTCCATTTGTCTTTGAACTTCATTGTCTAAATCGATCAATTCAAAACATTCCTTCCATTCTTCGATATACCTCAAGTACCTTTGTCTTCCTTTAAAGGATAATAAAAATGATAATAAAATCAATTCATCAAATAGGCCGCCAGGATATATAAAATTAGGGGCTGACATGGTACTATATAAAGCTCTTTGCGCTTGAGCATCTTTTATTATAAAGAAATATAAATTTTATATCAACCTCTTACCAAATTGATACTGTTTTTACAGCCTTTAAAATATGATATAATGTTTTGAGCTTATTAATC contains the following coding sequences:
- the tyrS gene encoding tyrosine--tRNA ligase, which gives rise to MRYIEEWKECFELIDLDNEVQRQMEILRTGAAEIVPEDELKEKIKNSLLLNKPLTVKLGLDPTAPDIHLGHTVPLQKMRQFQDLGHQAVIIIGDFTGRIGDPTGKSETRKALTEEEVLRNAETYKEQIFKILDPAKTRIEFNATWLSKLSFEEVIKLASNCTVARMLERDDFAKRYQEERPISIHEFFYPLMQGYDSVALQSDVELGGTDQKFNLLMGRTLQKDYGQSPQVALTTPILEGLDGVHKMSKSLSNYIGVYESPREMFGKTMSLPDELMIRYFELVTKVPVGEIRRLEKGLADGSVHPRDLKMRLGWEIVRIYHGDAEANQAKDEFIKMFQKKEAPDEMPEFSLSELGASKDGTIELVTLMVNAALAPSRGEARRLVEQGGVKLNDEKLSDSQAAIRLSAGDILKVGKRKFIRIK